From one Dermacentor variabilis isolate Ectoservices chromosome 3, ASM5094787v1, whole genome shotgun sequence genomic stretch:
- the LOC142575971 gene encoding small integral membrane protein 14 gives MDDGFDPCECIFSHENAMQRLISLLRSSQSACTDSECFQEMPAMQQAAGGSGFFLVMVGWMVLAVVLYYLRPNSLRNRDNGKPDRQGPSNDPPSGSVF, from the exons ATGGATGACGGATTCGATCCGTGCGAGTGCATCTTCAGCCATGAGAATGCCATGCAGCGACTCATCTCGTTG CTGCGAAGCTCTCAGTCCGCCTGCACGGACTCTGAATGTTTCCAAGAGA TGCCAGCGATGCAGCAGGCTGCCGGTGGCTCTGGCTTCTTTCTGGTCATGGTAGGGTGGATGGTGCTAGCCGTGGTGCTCTACTACTTGCGCCCAAACTCACTGCGCAACCGTGATAATGGCAAGCCCGACAGACAG GGTCCAAGCAATGACCCCCCCAGTGGCTCAGTCTTCTGA